A section of the Mycobacteriales bacterium genome encodes:
- a CDS encoding OsmC family protein — protein MATTRTANAHWEGGLQDGKGNVSLDSSGVGSFDVSWPSRAESPDGRTSPEELIAAAHASCFAMALSNVLGKQGNAPEALDTRADVDFQPGKGITGIKLSVRGRVPGIDAQAFQAAAADAKDNCPVSQALKGTPITLDASLA, from the coding sequence ATGGCCACGACCCGCACCGCCAACGCCCACTGGGAGGGCGGGCTGCAGGACGGCAAGGGCAACGTGTCGCTCGACTCGTCGGGAGTCGGCTCGTTCGACGTGAGCTGGCCGTCGCGGGCCGAGTCGCCGGACGGGCGCACGAGCCCGGAGGAGCTGATCGCGGCCGCGCACGCGTCGTGCTTCGCGATGGCGCTGTCCAACGTGCTCGGCAAGCAGGGCAACGCGCCGGAGGCGCTCGACACCCGGGCCGACGTCGACTTCCAGCCGGGCAAGGGCATCACCGGCATCAAGCTCAGCGTTCGCGGCCGGGTGCCAGGCATCGACGCGCAGGCGTTCCAAGCCGCCGCAGCGGACGCGAAGGACAACTGCCCGGTGAGCCAGGCCCTGAAGGGCACCCCGATCACGCTCGACGCGTCACTCGCCTGA
- a CDS encoding globin: MTDAARPEPASSRPPETSFYDAVGGHETFRRLVARFYIGVAGDPELRALYPEADLTGAEERLRMFLEQYWGGPRTYSERRGHPRLRQRHVPFAVTEQARDAWLRHMRDALDELSLEPETDALFWDYLVAAANSLVNTPPPGRLM; this comes from the coding sequence ATGACCGACGCCGCGCGACCCGAGCCCGCCTCGAGCCGGCCGCCCGAGACGTCGTTCTACGACGCCGTCGGGGGCCACGAGACGTTCCGCCGGCTGGTCGCCCGCTTCTACATCGGAGTCGCGGGCGACCCGGAGTTGCGGGCGCTCTACCCGGAGGCCGACCTCACCGGTGCGGAGGAGCGGCTGCGGATGTTCCTCGAGCAGTACTGGGGCGGCCCGCGAACCTACAGCGAGCGGCGCGGGCATCCGCGGCTGCGCCAGCGACACGTGCCGTTCGCGGTGACCGAGCAGGCGCGGGACGCGTGGTTGCGGCACATGCGCGACGCCCTGGACGAGCTGTCACTCGAGCCCGAGACGGACGCACTCTTCTGGGACTACCTGGTCGCGGCGGCCAACTCGCTGGTCAACACCCCTCCGCCCGGGCGGCTCATGTAG
- a CDS encoding HNH endonuclease, translating into MAVALVLNATYEPLCVVPMRRAVVLVLAEKATVVAEAEGLLRSERRSMRVPSVVRLSRYVRVPYRRSAPLTRRAVLERDGHRCAYCAGRAESVDHVIPRSRGGEHVWTNVVAACARCNHRKADRLLAELGWTLSFTPATPPATIALLLGVGRRNPSWEPFLTPLTIPAGRLPEGSVPAG; encoded by the coding sequence ATGGCCGTCGCCCTGGTGCTCAATGCCACGTACGAACCGCTGTGCGTGGTGCCGATGCGCCGGGCGGTGGTGCTGGTCCTCGCCGAGAAGGCGACCGTGGTCGCGGAGGCCGAAGGTCTGCTCCGGTCGGAGCGGCGGAGCATGCGGGTGCCGAGCGTCGTCCGGCTCAGCCGCTACGTCCGGGTGCCCTACCGGCGGTCGGCCCCGCTGACGCGGCGCGCCGTGCTCGAGCGTGACGGGCACCGCTGCGCCTACTGCGCCGGGCGGGCCGAGTCCGTCGACCACGTGATCCCGCGCTCCCGCGGAGGCGAGCACGTGTGGACCAACGTCGTCGCCGCGTGCGCCCGCTGCAACCACCGCAAGGCCGACCGGCTGCTCGCCGAGCTCGGCTGGACCCTGTCCTTCACCCCGGCCACGCCGCCCGCCACGATCGCGCTGCTCCTGGGCGTCGGCCGGCGCAACCCGTCGTGGGAACCGTTCCTGACACCGCTCACGATCCCGGCCGGGCGCCTGCCGGAAGGTTCCGTCCCGGCCGGCTGA